The following coding sequences lie in one Rissa tridactyla isolate bRisTri1 chromosome Z, bRisTri1.patW.cur.20221130, whole genome shotgun sequence genomic window:
- the ARL14EPL gene encoding ARL14 effector protein-like, with translation MLPLSEELCISKPLLCQPLPLGGQMSDHAEENCKKSISAQVTSAEGNFSPNNCSITQKQLQQLEKQLKSLVFQNPGPQVAEFNPEAREQKKKACMLQMKEDIFNKPKITKKYDKHGRLLCNNVDLCDCLEKNCLGCFYPCPKCNSNKCGPECRCNRKWVYDTIETEAGNVISTLPFSVPD, from the exons ATGCTTCCGCTATCAGAAGAATTGTGTATCAGTAAACCTTTGCTGTGCCAGCCTCTTCCTCTG G GTGGCCAAATGAGTGATCACGCagaagaaaactgcaagaaaagcatttctgccCAGGTAACATCTGCAGAAGGAAATTTCTCTCCTAACAACTGCTCAATAACACAAAAACAATTG CAACAACTTGAGAAACAATTAAAATCCTTAGTCTTTCAAAATCCAGGACCTCAGGTAGCTGAGTTCAATCCTGAAGCTagagaacagaagaagaaagcgTGCATGTTACAGatgaaagaagatatttttaataagccCAA aaTTACAAAGAAGTATGACAAACACGGCAGGCTGCTTTGTAATAACGTCGATTTGTGTGATTGCCTGGAAAAGAACTGCCTGGGTTGCTTCTATCCTTGCCCCAAATGCAACTCAAACAAGTGTGGACCGGAATGTCGCTGCAATAGGAAATGGGTTTATGATACAATTGAGACTGAAGCTGGCAATGTGATAAGCACGTTGCCATTTTCTGTCCCTGACTGA